In the genome of Dermacentor silvarum isolate Dsil-2018 chromosome 1, BIME_Dsil_1.4, whole genome shotgun sequence, one region contains:
- the LOC119436240 gene encoding LOW QUALITY PROTEIN: G-protein coupled receptor dmsr-1-like (The sequence of the model RefSeq protein was modified relative to this genomic sequence to represent the inferred CDS: deleted 1 base in 1 codon), producing the protein MAEVLNVSSMLQIADSLYLDEENLSLTETNLSGPFAGFDVFEEEELPYHGAELGRFHTWYTSHLHGYLSMTVCVFGILANVLNIIVLTQRNMVSPTNGILTGLAVADMLVIATYLPYTITTHVMPPARTQSFGTAVFILVHAHVSVVFHTVSTWLTVTLAVWRFLAVSFPASSKEWCSMQRARWAVVSVYVSCALCCLPVYLSFTVHQEGTPQEPSYKVDFSNITAANGAFLQNLNFWTYSVLMKLVPCVALTGLSLGLLRVLYEAKARKRRLRRGASGHSGHGGGSEEARDRTTRMLLAVLLLFLVTEFPSGIAALLSGILGDDFFLHVYMNFGEVMDILALVNSAVNFILYCSMSRQFRKAFAALFTPRIVAKWFPLTSEPPNSTYATTCV; encoded by the exons ATGGCCGAGGTTCTCAACGTGAGCAGCATGCTGCAGATAGCGGACAGCCTGTACCTGGACGAGGAGAACCTGTCCCTGACAGAGACTAACCTGAGTGGTCCCTTTGCCGGCTTCGATGTGTTCGAGGAGGAGGAGCTCCCTTACCACGGCGCCGAGCTTGGCCGCTTCCACACATGGTACACGAGCCATCTGCACGGCTACCTGAGCATGACTGTGTGCGTGTTCGGCATCCTCGCCAACGTGCTTAATATAATCGTGCTCACGCAACGCAACATGGTGTCGCCAACGAATGGCATCTTGACGGGGCTCGCCGTGGCCGACATGCTGGTGATTGCCACTTACTTGCCGTACACCATCACGACGCACGTGATGCCGCCCGCGCGCACGCAGAGCTTCGGCACTGCAGTCTTCATTCTTGTGCACGCGCATGTGAGCGTCGTCTTCCACACAGTGTCTACGTGGTTGACCGTGACGTTGGCCGTGTGGCGTTTCCTGGCCGTCAGCTTCCCAGCCTCTAGCAAGGAGTGGTGCAGCATGCAGCGCGCCCGCTGGGCTGTCGTCAGCGTGTACGTGTCATGCGCGCTTTGCTGCTTGCCGGTGTACCTTTCATTCACGGTGCACCAGGAGGGCACGCCCCAAGAACCCTCCTACAAGGTCGACTTCAGCAACATCACAGCG GCCAACGGCGCCTTTTTGCAAAATCTAAACTTCTGGACCTATTCGGTCCTGATGAAGCTTGTGCCGTGCGTGGCCCTAACTGGCCTGAGCCTCGGGCTGCTGCGCGTGCTGTACGAAGCCAAGGCGCGGAAGCGACGCCTGCGGCGAGGGGCCAGTGGCCACAGTGGCCACGGAGGTGGCAGCGAAGAGGCCCGAGACCGCACCACACGCATGCTGCTCGCCGTCCTGCTGCTCTTCCTAGTCACCGAATTCCCGTCTGGCATAGCTGCCCTTCTGAGCGGCATCCTCGGCGACGACTTCTTCCTGCACGTCTACATGAACTTCGGCGAGGTTATGGATATATTGGCGCTGGTAAACAGTGCCGTCAACTTCATTCTATACTGCTCCATGAGTAGGCAGTTCCGCAAGGCTTTCGCCGCTCTCTTCACGCCTCGCATCGTGGCCAAGTGGTTTCCCCTGACGTCCGAACCACCGAACAGTACCTACGCCACCACTTGTGTCTAG